In Sphaeramia orbicularis chromosome 1, fSphaOr1.1, whole genome shotgun sequence, a genomic segment contains:
- the LOC115427130 gene encoding E3 SUMO-protein ligase EGR2, which translates to MLNNMDLNAKDSFYPQFENCNSSSLGMENNARKDNQEVYVDAERGVPAQFGHEGAPATLKTEASNSEFAFNPCECPKDTYTPSSLAYSGSFYVEASQGAPCSTETLLNMITEIVGISTLPLSEMQQSANSRGTYPSPAPMENSTGNFGDPGVKRQPYTCSPPVYTPDQTCPRYADDQAGSQAQEPSTSQLGFGGSSRAPNQKKAEPKSEAASFPVVVKNEFESSCYEWGTFNKSDCLETGFQSETFPMSNDFPPDQQVDVKELLDTFPPICPNPEMEFKVEGGIKQEPCFSDTCSQSYSSPLYNNYLPPPMGLSSNLKPFPEPSQPSNQCDSLYTSPALPSTIDSILYSSLLPDSFAQSYTPRATKPPRARKSPAASHGPAKEKPFTCPMESCDRRFSRSDELNRHIRIHTGHKPFQCRICLRSFSRSDHLTTHTRTHTGEKPFSCDVCGKRFARSDERKRHGRVHLKQKEKMELKPQVSTGTWPFTLPEGI; encoded by the exons ATGTTGAACAATATGGATTTGAATGCTAAAGATTCTTTTTACCCTCAGTTTGAGAATTGCAACAGTTCTTCTCTGGGGATGGAAAACAACGCGCGGAAAGATAACCAGGAGGTGTATGTCGATGCAGAGCGGGGGGTACCTGCCCAGTTTGGCCACG AAGGAGCTCCCGCAACCCTTAAAACCGAAGCTTCCAACTCGGAATTTGCTTTTAACCCCTGCGAGTGCCCAAAAGATACCTACACCCCCTCTTCGCTCGCCTACTCTGGCAGTTTCTATGTTGAGGCATCTCAGGGAGCGCCGTGCAGCACCGAAACACTTCTAAATATGATCACTGAGATTGTGGGGATATCTACATTGCCACTTTCAGAAATGCAACAGAGTGCCAACAGTCGGGGAACTTATCCGTCGCCTGCGCCGATGGAGAACAGCACTGGCAATTTTGGAGACCCCGGTGTAAAGAGGCAACCGTACACCTGCTCTCCCCCCGTGTACACTCCAGACCAGACGTGCCCGAGATATGCTGACGATCAGGCCGGTAGCCAGGCCCAAGAGCCGTCCACCTCCCAGCTGGGCTTCGGCGGCTCCTCCCGAGCTCCAAATCAGAAAAAGGCTGAACCAAAGTCAGAGGCCGCGTCTTTTCCTGTGGTGGTCAAGAATGAGTTTGAAAGCAGCTGCTACGAATGGGGAACGTTTAATAAGTCTGACTGTTTGGAGACGGGTTTCCAGTCTGAAACCTTCCCAATGTCAAATGACTTCCCCCCAGACCAGCAAGTGGACGTAAAGGAACTTTTGGACACATTCCCCCCAATTTGTCCCAACCCGGAGATGGAGTTTAAAGTGGAGGGAGGTATCAAACAAGAACCGTGTTTCTCTGACACCTGTTCTCAGAGCTACTCTAGTCCTCTGTATAATAATTACCTCCCACCTCCAATGGGCCTCTCCTCAAACCTGAAACCATTCCCCGAACCCTCACAGCCATCGAATCAGTGCGACTCCTTATACACATCACCAGCTCTACCCAGCACCATAGACTCAATCCTCTACTCTTCCTTGTTGCCAGATTCTTTCGCCCAAAGTTACACCCCTCGTGCAACCAAACCCCCAAGGGCCAGAAAGAGCCCCGCCGCTTCCCACGGTCCTGCCAAAGAGAAACCCTTCACCTGCCCCATGGAGAGCTGCGACCGGCGCTTCTCTCGTTCAGATGAGCTGAACCGTCACATCCGCATCCACACGGGCCACAAACCTTTCCAGTGCCGCATCTGTTTGCGCAGTTTCAGTCGTAGCGATCACCTCACTACCCACACCAGGACTCACACTGGGGAGAAGCCGTTTTCCTGCGACGTCTGCGGTAAACGGTTCGCCCGGAGCGACGAACGGAAACGGCACGGACGCGTACACCTGAAACAAAAGGAGAAAATGGAATTAAAGCCACAGGTTTCCACCGGTACATGGCCCTTCACTCTTCCCGAGGGAATCTGA
- the mogs gene encoding mannosyl-oligosaccharide glucosidase — protein sequence MGRQRKRVVTGEAAPPPRKDEKPSVFHRKEKKKKMDIGKVFINISIGLCIFSLIWFFYALYMRSNLANRVVTLHAAPPVLDANSSSAKVSPDRFWGSYRPQVYFGMKTRSPTSIVTGMMWMRQFSDMDVNLRHTCEQGDRLQGYGWLMHDGLTFGVQEIRDNDFTLTTEFVKRMGGGHGGDWTWRITAKQHSSSPQAPVISLMFYAAADTEGSLEAHVEEKNRLASITGSSEELGNFKITFRKPVTGELSSAKYASYNYLQTVTPGLEKLTDIVKHSLNRRFVYSPPSGEKRHYIAVDVYKPPHHHNQQKPSDTRKESDFVVHQVTVQTPFQVEVLFESGSFYNRPNQLVGSIMTQELEKRKAEFNAKFEKTFGLESKSFSQAHIKFGKAALSNMLGGMGYFYGQSVVQSVYNDYPLLYPEGALFTAVPSRSFFPRGFLWDEGFHQLLLSKWDPQVTREAIAHWIDLMNMEGWIPREQILGDEARSKVPAEFIVQRNENANPPTLFLALQELIEQLLSHPDKAASQPTLPFLRRLFPRLKTWFEWYNTTQTGPLPNSYRWRGRDKDTNLFLNPKTLTSGLDDYPRASHPSADERHVDLHCWMALSSGIMASIAQLLGEPHQDYELSHQILSDNNLLNELHWSEQLRAFSDFGNHTQAVSLQQEKVYVPPGQPRHQFPVARLVRSVRRAPKLQYVNALGYVSLFPFLLHVLQPDSPKLEYIFHDMRDPNKLWTPYGLRSLSKADPLYMKRNTEHDAPYWRGPVWININYLAVRALHHYSNIDGPYKEKAAALYEELRTNIINNVYRQYVETGYIWEQYNDSTGRGQGSHPFTGWSALTLLMMAEHY from the exons ATGGGAAGGCAGAGGAAGAGGGTAGTGACAGGTGAAGCTGCTCCTCCTCCAAGGAAAGATGAGAAGCCCTCCGTGTTTCACCgcaaggagaagaaaaagaaaatggatATCGGCAAAGTCTTCATCAACATCTCCATCGGCCTTTGCATATTCAGCCTGATTTGGTTCTTTTATGCCCTGTACATGCGGTCCAACCTCGCCAATAGGGTGGTGACTCTTCACGCTGCACCCCCCGTACTTGATGCCAATAGCAGCAGCGCCAAGGTTTCACCAGACAGGTTCTGGGGGTCGTACAGGCCTCAGGTGTACTTTGGCATGAAAACAAGGAGTCCTACATCGATTGTAACAG GCATGATGTGGATGCGTCAGTTTTCCGACATGGATGTGAACCTGAGGCACACCTGTGAGCAGGGGGATCGTTTACAAGGATATGGCTGGCTCATGCATGATGGGCTCACTTTTGGCGTCCAGGAAATCAGAGATAATGACTTTACACTGACCACAGAGTTTGTTAAGAGGATGGGTGGGGGGCATGGAGGAGACTGGACTTGGAGGATCACAGCCAAGCAGCAT AGCTCTTCTCCTCAAGCTCCGGTTATCTCCCTGATGTTCTACGCTGCTGCAGATACAGAGGGCTCACTGGAAGCTCACGTGGAGGAGAAAAACCGCCTCGCATCCATCACTGGTTCCTCGGAGGAGCTGGGAAACTTCAAGATCACATTCCGGAAACCTGTTACTGGGGAATTATCCAGTGCTAAATATGCCAG ctaTAACTATCTTCAGACAGTCACTCCTGGCTTGGAGAAGCTGACAGACATAGTGAAGCACAGTCTGAACCGCAGATTTGTCTACAGTCCTCCATCTGGTGAGAAGAGGCATTACATTGCCGTAGACGTCTACAAGCCACCGCATCATCACAACCAACAGAAACCCTCTGATACAAGAAAAGAGAGTGACTTTGTGGTGCACCAGGTGACAGTCCAGACACCTTTCCAGGTTGAAGTCCTGTTTGAGTCGGGTAGCTTCTACAACCGTCCAAACCAGCTGGTTGGCTCAATCATGACTCAGGAGCTCGAAAAGAGAAAAGCAGAATTTAATGCAAAGTTTGAGAAGACCTTTGGACTTGAGAGTAAAAGCTTTAGTCAGGCACATATAAAGTTTGGTAAAGCAGCGCTTAGCAACATGTTAGGTGGCATGGGCTACTTCTATGGCCAGTCAGTGGTCCAGTCAGTCTACAATGACTACCCACTCCTGTACCCAGAAGGCGCCTTATTTACTGCTGTACCGTCACGCTCTTTCTTTCCCAGAGGATTTCTGTGGGATGAAGGGTTCCACCAGCTGCTGCTGAGCAAGTGGGATCCCCAGGTGACAAGGGAGGCTATCGCACACTGGATAGACCTGATGAATATGGAGGGCTGGATCCCCCGTGAGCAGATTCTTGGAGATGAGGCTCGCAGTAAGGTCCCAGCAGAGTTTATAGTTCAGCGCAACGAGAATGCCAATCCTCCTACTCTGTTTTTAGCTCTTCAGGAGCTCATTGAACAGCTTTTGTCACATCCAGACAAAGCGGCATCTCAGCCAACTTTGCCCTTCCTCCGACGGCTCTTCCCCAGATTGAAAACTTGGTTTGAATGGTACAACACCACACAGACAGGGCCTCTTCCCAACTCTTATCGTTGGCGTGGCCGTGACAAGGACACCAATCTGTTTCTCAATCCCAAAACCTTGACTTCTGGGCTGGACGACTACCCGCGGGCATCACACCCATCGGCAGATGAGCGGCATGTGGATTTACACTGCTGGATGGCCTTGTCCTCAGGCATCATGGCTAGTATAGCTCAGCTTCTAGGCGAGCCTCATCAGGACTATGAACTTTCCCACCAGATTCTCAGTGATAACAACCTGCTGAATGAGCTTCACTGGTCTGAGCAACTGCGAGCGTTCAGCGATTTTGGTAATCACACCCAGGCTGTGTCCTTGCAGCAGGAGAAGGTATACGTACCTCCTGGACAACCCCGCCATCAGTTCCCTGTGGCACGCCTTGTGCGTTCTGTCCGAAGGGCCCCTAAGCTGCAATATGTTAATGCCTTGGGCTACGTTAGTTTGTTTCCTTTCTTACTGCACGTCCTTCAACCTGATTCACCCAAACTAGAGTATATCTTTCATGACATGAGAGATCCCAATAAGCTGTGGACACCTTATGGCCTACGGTCACTCTCAAAAGCTGATCCGCTGTACATGAAGCGGAACACAGAACATGATGCCCCCTACTGGAGGGGACCTGTATGGATTAACATCAACTATTTGGCGGTCAGAGCCCTTCATCACTACAGCAACATAGATGGGCCATACAAAGAGAAGGCAGCTGCTCTTTATGAAGAACTCAGGACTAACATTATTAACAATGTTTATAGACAGTATGTGGAAACAGGATACATCTGGGAACAGTACAATGACAGCACTGGCAGGGGCCAAGGGAGCCATCCTTTTACTGGCTGGTCAGCACTGACATTATTAATGATGGCTGAACATTACTGA